In the Acropora muricata isolate sample 2 chromosome 10, ASM3666990v1, whole genome shotgun sequence genome, one interval contains:
- the LOC136932046 gene encoding A disintegrin and metalloproteinase with thrombospondin motifs 6-like — protein MKRSNPLITCTVLSLMSMFMRYTNAKSYQEIHHLLTNDEREAIFGHPFVENVPEYDITHPVQVDVSGRFLSRDLANGNVRRKRDVGRSLKESVFFKMSAFGHEYQLNVTLNDVLFSPHFEMEVRGNGSSEFHHDIEHCHYLGQLFRTEGKRSKVAVSNCDGLQGMIQTPQELFMIHPLPDRLGLEKNRTRAHVIHRRSVTPLQALRKAMREENRPDEWCGVEGKSKRQYSGDSHGRQTNFRRSSDLTRQRTIESLIVVEKVMTKFYGVEQIKTYVPTIINVAHGLLADASIGANIDYIIQKLLILENDAGLELSTHASTSLTNFCRWTMEQNIADDKNPAHFDHAALISKYDFCRSKGSVEGEGCDDVLGLAGLTGMCKQDTSCTLNKDTGLGTAFTLAHETAHNLGAEHDSEGNQCKDGVNIMAARASGKITAFEWSACSRNYISNFLETTQAKCLDDEAKHAVKIPSQKPGIIYNGDQQCERMFGGGSRVCDIPDVKRNMCVRLYCLKLDGYCSTNNEPAADGTECGDNMWCSYGKCVIKGTKGDQDVDGNWGAWGEWSKCYPSCGGGLSERVRECNNPAPRRGGSLCEGKGKDYRYCNEKCTPYSPNPRNEQCKSNRHIQFQGGKTYDWIYDPRFAQDSPKCVLKCAVTEGFRTTTTTFGNVRDGTPCSDTPNSGVCINGQCKTIGCDGSVDSRARLDRCGVCNGDGSSCSSVGGQGNKPNPGQETGTESKTTPPLTPSSTPSSTPSPTPRPTKPTTTPSTQPPAPSGRLVKFTYNKVPAYVSFDSYHIIANIPTGARNIIISEARASYNNLVLEDDYWNTVIDYDAYFNTNYGPKEFRAAGTSFSFTRRNNRERITSPGPTNKRLILLYEVESAYMWRRYRVNYQYIEPFGASFRDSDFPEPLHKVDEVDKELPNAEKRRQSERKTKTKWLTSSDQCSVSCGGGMEVLTAVCVRVDDESPVGDQFCMEKRPEDQQRKCNMQSCPPRWSIGPWTECSKSCNDGTHGARSRQVFCVEDSEGTEVEISESHCKKPKPTTHERCGRQSCPAEWYTVRAGPCSTSCGLGVQSMEVKCVKIHPSGKGETVDEKECTDIKPPSYETCNVDNPCREEVKE, from the exons ATGAAACGTTCAAATCCTTTGATAACTTGCACGGTTTTAAGCCTGATGTCTATGTTCATGAGGTATACAAACGCTAAATCATACCag GAAATCCATCACTTGTTGACGAATGACGAAAGAGAGGCAATTTTCGGACACCCATTTGTGGAAAATG TTCCAGAGTATGACATAACTCATCCTGTCCAAGTCGACGTAAGTGGTAGATTCTTGTCACGAGATCTGGCCAATGGCAATGTCCGCCGCAAAAGAGATGTCGGCAGGTCTCTCAAGGAATCTGTTTTCTTCAAAATGTCTGCTTTCGGTCATGAATATCAGTTGAACGTTACGCTTAACGATGTACTATTCTCCCCTCATTTTGAAATGGAGGTTCGTGGAAATGGTAGCTCGGAATTTCATCATGACATTGAACACTGTCATTATCTTGGGCAACTGTTTCGCACAGAAGGAAAGAGAAGCAAGGTGGCTGTCAGTAACTGCGATGGACTG CAAGGGATGATTCAGACTCCTCAAGAGCTTTTCATGATTCATCCATTACCTGACCGCTTGGGGCTGGAAAAGAACAGAACGCGAGCCCACGTAATCCACAGGAGATCTGTGACGCCACTGCAGGCTTTAAGAAAGGCTATGAGAGAAGAGAACAGACCTGACGAGTGGTGTGGAGTGGAAG GCAAGTCAAAACGTCAATATTCGGGTGATTCTCATGGACGACAGACAAACTTTCGTCGCTCATCGGACCTGACTCGTCAGCGAACTATCGAATCTTTGATTGTTGTTGAAAAAGTGATGACAAAGTTCTATGGAGTCGAGCAGATTAAGACATACGTCCCAACGATTATCAACGTG GCGCATGGGCTTTTGGCAGATGCATCCATTGGAGCGAACATCGATTATATTATCCAGAAACTGCTAATTTTGGAAAATGAC GCTGGACTTGAGCTCAGTACTCATGCTTCCACTTCTTTGACAAATTTCTGCCGGTGGACGATGGAACAAAACATTGCAGATGATAAGAACCCGGCCCACTTTGATCACGCGGCTCTGATCTCCAA ATATGATTTCTGTCGAAGCAAGGGGAGCGTTGAAGGAGAAGGATGCGACGACGTTCTAG GTTTGGCTGGCTTAACGGGAATGTGTAAACAAGACACAAGCTGCACTTTGAATAAAGACACCGGACTAGGGACTGCATTCACCTTGGCTCACGAAACAGCGCACAA TTTGGGAGCTGAACACGACTCTGAGGGAAACCAATGTAAGGATGGAGTCAACATCATGGCGGCGAGAGCGAGTGGGAAAATAACAGCATTTGAGTGGTCTGCGTGCAGCAGGAATTACATCAGTAACTTTCTGGA AACAACTCAAGCTAAGTGTCTCGACGATGAAGCCAAACACGCAGTAAAAATACCATCACAGAAACCAGGAATCATTTATAATGGCGACCAGCAATGTGAGCGAATGTTCGGTGGTGGCTCGCGTGTTTGCGATATCCCTGATGTAAAGCGG AACATGTGCGTGAGATTGTATTGTTTGAAACTCGATGGCTACTGCTCCACAAACAATGAACCAGCGGCAGACGGGACGGAGTGTGGTGATAACATG TGGTGTAGCTATGGCAAGTGTGTCATCAAGGGAACAAAAGGAGACCAAGATGTTGACGGCAACTGGGGAGCCTGGGGAGAATGGAGCAAGTGTTATCCTTCCTGTGGGGGAGGGCTAAGTGAAAGAGTGCGCGAGTGCAATAATCCCGC GCCAAGGCGAGGAGGAAGCTTATGTGAAGGCAAAGGAAAAGATTACAGATACTGCAACGAG AAATGTACACCATACTCTCCAAATCCCAGGAATGAGCAATGTAAAAGTAACCGGCATATCCAGTTTCAAGGAGGGAAAACCTATGACTGGATTTACGATCCAAGGTTCGCTCAAG ATTCTCCAAAGTGTGTGTTGAAATGTGCCGTGACTGAAGGATTCAGAACAACCACAACAACGTTTGGAAACGTGAGGGACGGTACTCCGTGCTCTGACACGCCCAACAGCGGTGTTTGTATCAATGGGCAATGCAAG ACAATTGGATGTGATGGCTCTGTAGATTCCAGAGCGCGCTTAGACAGATGTGGAGTGTGCAACGGTGATGGATCTAGCTGCTCTAGTGTTGGTGGCCAAGGCAACAAGCCCAATCCAGGGCAAGAAACTGGCACTGAGTCAAAAACGACACCACCCCTCACCCCAAGCTCCACTCCAAGCTCGACACCAAGCCCCACTCCAAGACCAACAAAGCCGACCACAACTCCGAGTACCCAGCCTCCAGCGCCGAGCGGGCGATTGGTGAAGTTCACATACAATAAAGTTCCCGCATATG TGTCATTTGATTCCTATCATATCATCGCAAATATTCCTACTGGGGCTCGTAATATCATCATTTCTGAAGCCAGAGCATCATATAACAACTTGG TGTTGGAAGATGATTATTGGAATACTGTTATCGATTATGATGCCTACTTCAACACTAACTACGGACCAAAAGAATTCCGGGCAGCAGGAACCAGTTTTTCCTTCACAAGGCGTAACAACAGAGAGAGAATCACATCACCAGGTCCTACAAATAAGAGGCTGATACTACTG TACGAAGTCGAAAGTGCATACATGTGGCGACGATACAGGGTCAATTACCAATACATCGAGCCTTTCGGAGCTTCCTTTAGAGACAGCGACTTCCCGGAACCTCTCCATAAAGTTGATGAAGTCGACAAAGAACTCCCCAATGCCGAGAAACGGAGGCAATCTGAGAGGAAAACGAAAACGAAATGGCTCACTTCTTCTGATCAATGCTCTGTCTCATGTGGTGGAG GAATGGAGGTTCTCACTGCTGTATGTGTTCGTGTGGACGATGAATCGCCAGTTGGTGATCAGTTCTGTATGGAAAAGAGGCCTGAGGACCAGCAAAGAAAATGTAACATGCAGTCATGCCCTCCAAG ATGGAGCATAGGACCGTGGACAGAGTGTTCAAAAAGCTGCAACGACGGAACGCATGGAGCAAGGTCGCGTCAGGTGTTCTGCGTCGAAGATTCCGAAGGAACAGAGGTAGAAATAAGTGAAAGCCATTGCAAGAAACCCAAACCAACAACCCATGAACGATGTGGAAGACAGTCATGCCCAGCAGAGTGGTACACAGTGCGTGCTGGACCG TGCTCGACGTCTTGTGGGCTTGGTGTGCAGTCCATGGAGGTGAAATGCGTCAAGATCCACCCATCGGGAAAGGGGGAAACCGTAGATGAAAAGGAATGCACTGATATAAAGCCTCCAAGTTATGAGACCTGCAATGTAGATAATCCTTGCCGTGAGGAAGTGAAAGAGTGA
- the LOC136932047 gene encoding A disintegrin and metalloproteinase with thrombospondin motifs 6-like: protein MSKIVAPQMKHSNALLPCAILSLLILVIGLSSAKPYQEIHHLLTKEEREGIFGHTSAEYVQEYDITHPVQVDINGRFLSRDLANGNSRRKRDIGSPSKESVFFKMSAFGQDYQLNVTLNDVLFSPHFEMEVRGNGSSEFHYDIEHCHYIGQLLPKDGETSKVAVSNCDGLKGMIRTLQDLFLVHPLPARLGLEKNKTRAHVIQRRSLTPLQALGMAMTEEERSEKWCGVKGTSKFQQSDNSSKTSHAIFRRSADVDFARVRTIESMVVVEKVMTKFYGVEAIRTYVPTLVNIAHGLLADASIGANIKYVIQKLLILEDDVDGLVLENHAASTLSNFCNWTIGRNTADDSDPAHFDHAALFAKYDFCRDKKGNKKEHERAKKEETEGCGTILGLADLKGMCKRGSSCTLSKDTGLGTAFTLAHETGHNLGAEHDSEGNKCSDGVNIMATKASGKLTAFDWSSCSRNYITNFLDTSQAECLNDPANHTVSIPSEKPGIIYDGTTQCERMFGKGSRVCDIPDLMLNMCMNLFCEKPDGYCSSNDEPAADGTECLANKWCSYGKCVTKGTKGDPDVDGNWGAWGEWSACYPSCGGGLTKRVRECNNPAPQRGGSLCGGRGTEYRYCNKRCPPNSEHPRMEQCRNKRNVQFEGPIKTFNWIYDPSFVSGSPKCVLSCATTEGDTTSFGSVKDGTPCSDTPNSGVCLRGQCKLIGCDGAVDSRAKLDRCGVCNGDGSSCSVGSNQGNKPKPQSTLGPVPTQSTQSPSTRPTQSTQSPSTRPTQSTQSPSTRPPVLGENLMTFLYHRVPNDFYPTIAILPAGARNITITEITESSNSLLLKDDYWFDIIDYSQFSPDNLRQDFAGAGTTFWVTKLYEKETITSSGPLNMNLTLLIEVNEPGQEYKVEYRYILTSVEEEGSSGENYFPDRFRLSNEASKYVGDTSQFDHKKPETKWIMYSATCSASCGGGIEIVTAVCVRVDDESPVGDQFCEEKRPGNQYKKCNTQLCPAR, encoded by the exons ATGTCTAAAATTGTCGCACCGCAAATGAAGCATTCAAATGCGTTGTTGCCTTGTGCAATTTTAAGTCTCTTAATTTTGGTCATCGGGCTCTCAAGTGCCAAGCCATACCAG GAAATCCATCACTTGTTAACCAAGGAAGAAAGAGAGGGGATCTTCGGACACACTTCTGCAGAATATG TTCAAGAGTATGACATAACCCATCCTGTCCAAGTCGACATAAATGGAAGATTCTTGTCGCGAGACCTTGCTAATGGCAATAGCCGCCGCAAGAGAGATATCGGTAGCCCTTCCAAAGAGTCTGTTTTCTTCAAAATGTCTGCTTTCGGTCAAGATTATCAGTTGAACGTTACGCTGAACGATGTGCTATTCTCGCCTCATTTTGAAATGGAGGTTCGTGGAAATGGCAGCTCCGAATTTCATTATGACATTGAGCACTGCCATTATATAGGCCAGCTCCTTCCAAAAGATGGAGAGACGAGCAAGGTGGCTGTCAGTAACTGCGATGGACTG AAAGGCATGATTCGCACTCTACAAGATCTTTTCTTGGTTCACCCATTGCCTGCCCGTTTGGGACTGGAAAAGAACAAAACCCGAGCTCATGTGATCCAAAGGAGATCCTTGACACCATTGCAGGCTCTTGGGATGGCTATGACCGAAGAAGAAAGATCTGAGAAATGGTGCGGAGTGAAAG gaacATCAAAATTTCAACAATCCGATAATTCCAGTAAAACTTCACACGCTATCTTCCGTCGGTCAGCAGACGTGGATTTTGCTCGCGTGAGAACCATCGAGTCGATGGTTGTTGTTGAGAAAGTGATGACAAAGTTTTATGGAGTTGAGGCGATCAGGACCTATGTACCGACGCTGGTCAACATT GCCCACGGTCTTCTAGCTGATGCATCCATTGGAGCTAATATCAAGTACGTTATCCAGAAACTACTGATTCTGGAAGATGACGTG GATGGTCTTGTGCTGGAGAATCATGCAGCCAGTACTTTGTCAAACTTCTGTAACTGGACGATAGGACGAAATACCGCAGACGATAGCGATCCGGCTCACTTTGATCATGCGGCTCTGTTTGCCAA GTACGATTTTTGTAGagacaaaaagggaaacaaaaaagaacatgaaagggccaaaaaagaagaaacagaaGGATGTGGAACTATACTGG gcTTGGCTGACTTAAAGGGCATGTGTAAACGAGGCAGCAGTTGTACTTTGAGTAAAGACACAGGGCTGGGAACTGCATTCACCTTGGCTCACGAAACAGGGCATAA TTTAGGAGCTGAGCACGACTCTGAGGGAAACAAATGTAGTGATGGAGTCAACATCATGGCAACCAAAGCCAGCGGGAAATTAACAGCATTTGATTGGTCATCGTGCAGCAGGAATTACATCACTAACTTTCTGGA TACTTCCCAAGCGGAATGTCTTAACGATCCAGCCAACCACACCGTATCGATACCGTCAGAGAAACCGGGAATTATTTATGATGGGACCACGCAATGTGAGCGCATGTTTGGCAAAGGATCGCGTGTTTGTGATATCCCGGATTTAATGCTG AATATGTGTATGAACTTGTTCTGTGAGAAACCAGATGGATATTGTTCTTCAAACGATGAACCAGCTGCAGACGGGACAGAGTGTCTCGCTAACAAG TGGTGTAGTTATGGCAAGTGTGTTACCAAGGGAACTAAAGGGGACCCAGACGTTGACGGCAACTGGGGAGCCTGGGGAGAATGGAGTGCGTGTTATCCTTCCTGTGGGGGAGGGCTGACTAAGCGAGTCCGTGAGTGCAATAACCCCGC ACCGCAGCGCGGAGGAAGTTTGTGCGGCGGCCGGGGCACAGAGTATAGATACTGCAATAAG AGATGCCCACCAAATTCTGAACATCCAAGAATGGAGCAATGTCGTAACAAGAGAAACGTACAATTTGAAGGACCGATAAAAACGTTTAACTGGATTTATGACCCGTCCTTTGTTTCAG GTTCTCCCAAGTGTGTTTTGAGTTGTGCCACAACTGAAGGAGACACGACGTCGTTTGGAAGCGTCAAGGACGGCACTCCATGCTCTGACACGCCCAACAGTGGTGTGTGCCTAAGAGGACAATGCAAG CTGATCGGATGCGATGGCGCTGTAGATTCGCGAGCGAAGTTAGACAGATGTGGAGTGTGCAATGGCGACGGGTCCAGTTGCTCTGTAGGCAGTAACCAAGGAAACAAGCCGAAGCCCCAATCCACACTAGGACCAGTGCCCACACAGTCGACCCAATCTCCTAGTACCCGGCCCACACAGTCGACCCAATCTCCTAGTACCCGGCCCACACAGTCGACCCAATCTCCTAGTACCCGGCCTCCAGTGCTTGGCGAAAACCTCATGACATTCTTATATCACCGTGTACCCAATG ACTTTTACCCCACCATTGCAATTCTTCCGGCTGGAGCTCGAAATATCACAATCACAGAAATTACAGAATCAAGTAACAGCTTGT TGCTGAAAGACGATTATTGGTTTGACATCATCGATTACAGTCAGTTTTCACCTGACAACCTACGACAAGACTTCGCGGGCGCTGGAACTACATTTTGGGTCACAAAACTCTATGAGAAAGAAACTATCACTTCATCAGGTCCTCTGAATATGAATTTAACTCTTCTG ATCGAAGTCAATGAACCAGGGCAGGAATACAAAGTCGAATACCGATACATCCTAACCAGTGTTGAAGAGGAGGGTTCCTCTGGGGAGAACTACTTCCCAGATCGTTTCCGTCTTAGCAATGAAGCTAGCAAATATGTCGGCGACACCAGTCAATTCGATCACAAAAAGCCTGAAACGAAATGGATCATGTATTCAGCTACGTGCTCTGCTTCATGCGGTGGAG gAATTGAGATCGTCACTGCTGTATGTGTTCGTGTGGACGATGAATCTCCAGTTGGAGATCAATTCTGCGAGGAAAAGAGGCCCGGAAACCAGTACAAAAAGTGCAACACGCAATTATGTCCGGCAAG gtaA